In a genomic window of Salmo trutta chromosome 32, fSalTru1.1, whole genome shotgun sequence:
- the LOC115170807 gene encoding rab GTPase-binding effector protein 2 has translation MEPSEKYQNDDTDPIESLQAQLAGCRAQLEHWQGVATICEQSKQEELGELQKQCDQEMQSLQEALRETASQYEARISTLQSERAQWRRASVQSQGSVKKDRLEAGARQSESQSTDSPTNTLREPGTDGWDSQPAEAEGPGEGPGEGEGAGLEGYFSQNCDFASFSSFSLDTPSLPRRPPPQEDTASLVSTGTLVPEAIYLPPPGHRLVTHTEWDSLNTQVEELKGELSRLRDERTELESELDTQTTETHKHVSVLQSQVQTSEALLQELQKSFNQSQNAVHSRLAELSLSQRRVCSELSRLKGEEIEETDGAGDANTPLGPTLQGAHSEERLLIEIVNLKEQLETRVEESEVLQVQLSSLKTEMERVQCQKEKLQLELQTCRTELQGLRVALSHLQGDSKTLTHDKASLQQQCLELRSQIISMRSQVDTSQTVQRDFVQLSQSLQVKLELIRQAETLDQVRDILEEGLPEEGAPPAGAT, from the exons ATGGAACCGTCGGAGAAATATCAGAATGACGACACTG ATCCAATAGAAAGCTTGCAGGCCCAGCTAGCAGGTTGCCGAGCGCAGCTGGAGCACTGGCAGGGCGTGGCGACGATCTGCGAACAGAGCAAACAGGAGGAGCTGGGAGAGCTGCAGAAACAGTGTGACCAGGAGATGCAGTCTCTTCAGGAGGCCctcagag AGACGGCTTCTCAGTATGAGGCTAGAATATCTACTCTGCAGTCTGAGCGTGCCCAGTGGAGGAGAGCCAGTGTgcagtctcag ggcagTGTAAAGAAGGACAGGTTGGAGGCAGGAGCTAGGCAGTCCGAGAGCCAGTCGACAGACTCTCCCACCAATACCCTCAGAGAACCAGGAACGGACGGATGGGATAGCCAACCAGCGGAGGCTGAGGGGCCGGGGGAGGGAccaggggagggagaaggggcagGGCTGGAGGGCTATTTCTCCCAGAACTGTGACTTCGcttctttctcctccttctccttggACACGCCCTCACTGCCACGCCGCCCACCCCCCCAGGAAGACACTGCCTCCCTGGTCTCCACGGGAACCCTGGTGCCCGAGGCCATCTACCTGCCCCCGCCCGGCCACCGTCTGGTCACACACACCGAATGGGATTCGCTTAACacacag GTTGAGGAGCTGAAGGGAGAGCTGAGTCGACTGAGGGACGAGAGGACAGAGCTGGAGAGCGAGCTGGACACACAGACTACtgagacacacaaacac gtctcAGTTCTCCAGTCTCAGGTTCAGACCTCAGAGGCCCTCCTACAGGAGCTGCAGAAATCTTTCAACCAATCACAGAATGCCGTCCATAGCAGGCTG gcggagctgtctctctctcagaggagggTGTGTAGCGAGCTGTCCAGGCTAAAAGGGGAGGAGATCGAGGAGACTGATGGGGCAGGGGACGCCAACACACCCCTTGGTCCTACACTACAA GGGGCACACAGTGAAGAGAGGCTGCTTATTGAGATCGTCAACCTAAAGGAACAACTGGAGACCCGCGTGGAGGAGAGCG AAGTTTTACAAG TGCAGCTGTCCAGTCTGAAGACCGAGATGGAGCGGGTCCAGTGTCAGAAAGAGAAGCTGCAGTTGGAGCTACAGACCTGTCGCACCGAGCTACAAGGCCTCAGGGTGGCGCTCTCACACCTACAGGGAGACAGCAAGACTCTCACCCATGACAAG GCGTCCCTTCAGCAACAGTGTTTGGAGCTGCGCAGCCAGATCATCAGTATGCGTTCTCAGGTGGACACCAGCCAAACGGTGCAGAGGGACTTTGTCCAGCTTTCACAGTCACTGCAG GTGAAGCTGGAGTTGATCCGTCAGGCTGAAACTCTGGACCAGGTCAGGGACATCTTGGAGGAGGGGCTTCCTGAAGAGGGTGCCCCACCCGCTGGTGCCACGTGA